The sequence CGTCTTCCCCCAGGTCGACGGATTGGTTATCAAGACCGCACAGGGTTTGCGTTTCGCGCCGATCGAGAGCGTCGCCGACGTCGATCGTAATGGAACCGTCGCGCTGACCCTGGCTCCCAAAGAGCCGGCCCCAGCCGAACAAGAGGAGCTCTATCTCGTTGCCGACCTGCTCGACAAGCAGATCGTCGATATCGACGGGCGCAAGGTCGTGCGCATCAACGACATCGAGCTGGCCAACGCCGGCGGACGCCTGCGCGTCGTCGCCGCCGACGTCGGAATCGCCGGGCTTCTTCGCCGGCTGGGCTTTCGCTCGATCGGGCGCCGCTGGCTCTCGCGCATCGGGAACGTGCCGCGTTCGATGATCGCTTGGGATTCGGTCGCGCCGATTCGCGAGGTCAACCCCTCGCACGTACGTCTTTCGGTCAAAGAGAACCGTTTAGCGCGGCTGCATCCCTCCGAGCTCGCGGAGATCATCGGCGACCTTTCGGCACGCGAAGCCGCGGCCGTCGTCGGACAGCTCGACGACGAGACCGCCGCCGACGCGTTCGAGCATCTCGATCCCGACACTCGCAAGAATCTCATCGAGGACATCGGCACCGAACGGGCGGCCGACATCATCGAAGAGATGGACGCCGACGACGCGGCGGATCTGCTCGCCGAGCTTCCCGAAGAGCAGCAATCGGAGCTGCTCGCCGAGATGAACGCGTATACGGCGGGCGAGCTGCGCGCGCTCGTGCAGTATCCCGAAGATACGGCCGGCGGGATGATGACGACCGATTACGTGTGGATCTATCCGCATCGGACGACCGAGGCGACGATTCGTAAGATTCGAGAGATCGCGCCGGTCTCGGAGTTCATCTACTACCTGTACGTGCTCGACAAGGACGACCATTTGCTCGGCGCACTCTCGCTGCGGACGCTGCTCTTGGAGCTGCCGACGGCGTTCATCGAGCGCATCATGGAGACCGATCTCGTCACCGTCGCCCCGGACACGTCCGCCGTCGACGTCGCCTCGACGATCGCGAAATACGACTTGCTCGCCGTGCCCGTTCTCGACGACGCCGGGAAGATGCTCGGGATCGTGACGGTCGACGACGCGATCGACGCGATTATGCCCGACGACATCGCGAAAAAGCTTCCGCGCGTCCGCCCGCGTCACCGTCGCCTGCATGCTGCGGCACCGTGAGGCCCGAGGAGATCGTCGACTTCGCCGAAGCCCTCGCGCGGATTAGCGCATCGGGCGGCGGGCCGAAAGCGCTCGCCGCACACCTCGCCGGCGCCACCGGCGCAAGCGTGCTGCTCGAAGACGCCCGGTGGCGTCACCTCGCCGCAGCCGGAACGAACAGCGTCCCCCCGAGCGGCCGCGCGATCGTCGAATCCGGCGCGCCCGGAACGGCCTCGCGCATCTTCTGCGGCGATCTCCATCTGGGCTGGCTCTCGCTCTTCGGCGACGACCCCAGCGGCGCTCTCCTGGTGCGCCTGACGGCCGCCGCGATCGGCGTCGAGATGGGGCGCGAGATCCCCGGACGGCGCGCAAAACGCGGCTTGTTTTGGAGTTCTTTGCTCGACGGCACTCTGCCCGACGCCGGCGCAGCGCGCGAGGAAGCCGCGCTGCAAGAAGTCGCCTTGGCGACGCACTATGCAGTCGTCGCGCTCGAAACCGAAGAGAGCGGCGTATCGCCGGCTCTGGCAGAACTGCGCGCGCTCGCCGCCGACGCGTTTCGCGCCGCGGGCGAGGAACTGGGGTTTTGCGAGCGCGAGCAGACGCTGTTCGTCTTCGTTCCCGCGGCGCGCAGCGTCGAAGCGAGCAACGCGCGAACGGCGGCCGGGCTTCTGCCTCGCGCAGCCGCACGCAGAGAACCGCCCCTACGCATCTGCGGGGGCGTAGGGACCATCGAGCCGTTGGCGGCGCTAGCGCGCAGCGGAGCGACGGCGCAAGCAGCGCTGGTCATCGGCCGGCGCGTCTTTGGAAGCGGCCATGTGGTCTCCTTCGAAGCCCTCGGAGCCTACCCGCTGCTCTATGAAGGCGCCGATACAGCGCGATTGCGCTCGTTTTCCGCCGAAGTCTTAGCTCCGCTACGCACCTACGACGGAAAACACCAAACCGATCTCGAGCGCACGCTCAAGCTGTACTTCGCCGTAGGACAGAACATCAAAACGGCCTCCGAGCGGCTCTGCGTTCATCGCCAGACGATCTTCTACCGGCTCCGGCAGATCGGTGAAATCACCTCGCGAACACTCGAGAGTCCGCACGACCAGCTCACCTTCCGTATGGCGGTTGCAATCGATGAACTCCACAGCTAAAGCGCAATGGCGCCGGCCTTCCGGCAAGCGCGACGTCGTAAAGATCGCGCGCGAAGAGGACGTCCGCTTCGTGCGTCTGGTCTTTGCGGACATCTTCGGAGTCAGCAAGAACGTTTCGATTCCCATCGACCGCCTCGACGACGCGCTCGAGGGCCGTATCACCTTCGATGGCGGCTCGATCGACGGTTTCGTACGCGGTGAGGAACTCGACATGGTCCTGCGTCCCGACCCGTCGTCCTTCGCGGTCTATCCTTGGCGCGTGGCCCCCGAGGGTCGCGAAGGCCGGCTGATCTGCGATATCGCGATGCCAGACGGGTCGCCGTTCGAAGGCTGTCCGCGCAGCACGCTGCGTCGTGCGGTCGAGAGCGCGCCGCGACTTGCCGGCGTTCGCATCGCTTTGGAGATCGAGTTCTACTTATTCGCCCGCGGGGCCGGTGGCGAATCGTCGACGGCCACTTCCGATGTCGGCTCGTATTTCGATTTCTCCGCAAACGACCGTGGTGAAGAAGCGCGCAATGCGATGGTCGCGGCGCTGCAGTCGATGGGCGTGCCCGTGGCGTCCGCGCACCACGAGCACGGCGCGGGGCAGCACGAGCTCGACGTCGCGCACGACGACCCGATGGCTGCCGCCGATCACGCGCTGACGCTGCGCACGATCGCCAAGCACGTCGCGGCCGACTTCGATCTCGATGCGACGTTCATGCCCAAGCCGCTCGAGGAACGCGCGGGAAGCGGGCTGCACGTGGATCTGCGCTTGCCCGAGGAGAGCGACGAAGAGACGGCGCTCTACGTCGTCGGCGGATTGCTGACGCACGCACCGGCGACCACCGCGATCTGCAATCCGACGGTCAACTCCTACAAACGGCTCGTGGCTGCCTGGGACGCGCCGATCTATTCGGTGTGGTCGGCCCGCAGCGCGAACACGCTCGTCCGCGTACCGCCCGCGCAACGACCGCCGCGCGTCGAGATGCGCAGCCCCGATCCGGCCTGCAACCCCTATCTCGCCCTTGCGGTGCTGATCGGGGCGGCGGCCGACGGGATCGCGCGCAGCACGCTTCCCGGCCCCGCCTTTGCCGGTTCCACGTACGACCTGGGCGAGGTCGAACGGCGCGAGCGCGGCATTACGACACTTCCGAAATCGCTGCGGCAGGCGATCTGGGAGCTCGACGGCGACGCGGTCGTGCGCAGTTCGCTCGGCGACCATCTCTATCACGCGTTTCGCGACGCGAAGCTCGAAGAGTACGAACGCTATCGCCGTGCCGTACACCCATGGGAGCGCGAACAGTACCTGCGCCTCTACTAGGAGGCTGTCTCCTAGGCGTCCTCGTGAAGGAAGATCTCTTCTACGGGCCGGTCGAAGAGGCGCGCGATCTTGTATGCCAGCGGCAGGCTCGGATCGTATTTTTGGATCTCCAGCGCGTTGATCGTCTGCCGGCTGACCCCGAGTTCGTTGGCGAGCTCCGCCTGCGACCAGTTGCGCTCCGCGCGCAGGACCCTCAAGCGATTCTTCATTTGTAGCGCCGCCGCGCGATGAAGCTGCCGATTCCCCAGGTCGATCCGAGGATCGCCCACACCCAAAAGTACGAGAGATCCGGGGCGCCGGCCGTGCGCTGGAGGAAGCCGTACGAAAACGTGATGACCGCCGTCGCGCCGAAGGCGAACATAATCGCCTCGGCGGTGATGCGCTGCTGCAGTTCGTCGCCGGCGCGATACTCGCGCATAATCACTCCGAGGATGCCGAAACCCGCGATCATCGGCGCGAGCCCGACAACCACTCGCAGCGGCATCGCGGTAACGACGTTGTGGTCGATCAGCGTCAGGCTTACGATCAGCAGAACCGCATAGAGTGCGAACCACGCGCCGAGCGCGGCCAGGTATCGGGGGCTGCAAAAGATTCCCATCACGCAACGCCGCCGATGACCGCGACGACCGGCGTCAGTGCGACCGCGTGCAGGAGCGTCAGCTCCAGCGCGCTTCGCTCGACCAGGAACGCGACGGCGAACGCGACCGCCGCACAAATCGCAATCTGTAAAAGCGGGCGGAGGGCAGGGCGGACGACTCTCGCAGTTCTCATGCGCCCATAGTACAGCAGCCTTTACTAAATGTCAAGCATCCTTTACATCAAGGTCCTGCGCACCGCTCCGCCTCCGAGCGCAGCAGCCGCCACGCAAACTCGACGTCGTCGCGCTGCGTGCGCAGATTGCCGATCGCCAAGCGCAGCGCGTAGCGCCCGTCGACCTTCGTGTGCGAGAGAAATATCTCGCCGGTCGCATTGGCAGCGCGCAGCAGCTCGGCGTTGATCGCGTCGCGCCCGGCCTCGTCGAGCCCCGCCGGCGCGTAGCGAAAACAAACGACCGATAGCGGATGCGGCGCCAGCACCTCCCAGCCGGGATGCGCCCGGACCCAGGATGCGAACTCCTGCGCCAGCTCGATGTGCCGGCCAAGCCGTTGGCGAATTCCCTTCACACCGAAGTGTCGGATGACGAACCAGAGCTTGAGCGCGCGGAAGCGCCGGCCCAGCTGCAGTCCGTAGTCCATGTAGTTGACGACCCCTTCTTCGGGCGTCGTCAAGTACTCCGGCACGAGCGAGAACGCACGCCGCAGGATCGATTCGTCCTTGAGAAAGAGCACCGAAAGGTCCATCGGGACGAACATCCATTTGTGCGGGTTGAGGACGAGCGAGTCGGCCAGCTCGACGCCGTCGAGCATCGGGCGAAACTCCGGAATCAGCGCCGCGCTCCCCGCGTAGGCGGCGTCGACGTGCAGCCAAACGCTCTGCTCGCGCGCGACATCGGCAATCGGGTGCACCGGATCGATCGAGGTCGTCGAGGTCGTTCCGACCGTCGCGACGACGGCTAACGGCTGCATCCCACGCTCTCGGTCGGCCGCGATCGCGGCGCGCAGCGCATCGGGGCGCATGCGGTACGCCTCATCGCAGTCGACTCGGACCACGTTGTGCTGCCCGACCCCGAGTGCGATCGCGGCTTTCTCGACATGCGAGTGCGTTTCGGCAGTGATGTAGACGCGCAGCACCGGCAAGTCGCGTCCGGTCATTCCGAGCTCGCGAATCTGCAAGGGAAGCGCCTCACGCGCCGCGGCAAGCGCCGTGAAGCCGGCGATCGAAGCGGTATCGTAGATCACGCCGGTCCACGAGGGGGGCAGCTCGAGCAGCCGCGCGAGCCAGCGCATCATCACCTCTTCCAACTCGGTCGCCGCCGGGGACGTGCGCCACAGCATTGCTTTGACATCGAGCGTGGCGGCCAAGGCCTCGGCCGCAATCCCGGCCGGTGCGGCGCTCGTTGCAAAATACGCAAAGAAGCGCGGGTGATTCCAGTGCGTCGTACCCGGGACGACGATCCGCTCGAAATCGGCAAGAATTTCCTCGATATCGGTGCCTTCTTCGGGTGCGTCGGCTGGGAGCAAGGCGGCGATCTCGCCCGGACGAGCCGGCGGCATCACGCGATAGTTTTCGGGATGCTCGAAGTACTGCCGGATCCAAGCGGCGACCCGATCGAGTCCCGCATCCAAGACGTCGTCCTTCATCGTTTGGAGTGTTGGCGCAAGCGACGGAGAAGGCCCTGGCATGAAGTACCGGACCTATCCCAACAGCGAGATTTCCGTCAGCGAGGTCGGCTTCGGACTCTGGACGACGTCGACCGGATGGTGGGGCGACAAGAGCGACGATGAGGCGGCCGCGCTGTTGCGGGAAGCTTTCGATCTCGGCGTGACGCTGTACGACGCGGCCGACACCTACGGCAACGGCCGCAGCGAGGAGCAGCTCGCAAAAGCCTTCGCCGGCCGGCGCGAGCGCGTCGTCTACGCTACGAAGTTCGGCTACGATTTCTCGAATGCCGCCGGCGCGCGTCGCGGTCAGATGGAGCTGGCGCAAGACTTTTCGGCTGCATTCGTCCGCAAAGCGCTCGAGGCGTCGCTGCGCCGGCTGCAGACCGATTACGTCGACATCTACCAAATGCACAACGCACGGATGGCGCAGATCGACGACGATGCGCTCTGGGAGCTGCTTGAAGCACTCAAAGGCGAGGGGAAGATCCGGACGTACGGCGTCGCTTTGGGACCGGCCATCGGCTGGCTCTGGGAAGGCGTCGAGGCGGTGAGGCGCCGGCACGCTCCCAGCCTGCAGATCATCTGGAACATCCTCGAGCAGTATCCCGGCGACGAGCAGATCCGCGCAGCAGCAACGTCGCACGCACCGACGGGCTACATGATTCGCGTCCCCCACTCGAGTGGAATGCTCGAGGGGCACTACACCGCCGAGACGACCTTCCCGCAGAACGATCATCGGCGACACCGTCCGCACGAGTGGCTGATCAACGGCGTTGCCAAAGTTGAAAAGCTGCGCTTCCTCGAGGCTCCCAATCGAACGCTCGGGCAAGCGTCGATTCAGTGGCTTCTCGAGGAGCCGCGCGTGATGACCGTGCTGCCGAACATCTACGATTCCACGCAGCTGCGCGAGTTTGCCGCCGCGCCCGACGCACCCGCTCTGACGCAGGACGAACTCGCGCGCATCGCCGAGTTATACGCCCAAAACTTCGGCATCGAGGAGCCACCGATGAACTTTAAGGGAACGATGACGATGCCCGAACACTCGCTTTCGTCATGAAACCGGAACAGATCTTAACGCAGCACGCTCCCGAACCGATCGGGCCGTACAGCCAAGCGATTCAGATCGGCAGCGAGCTCTATTGCAGCGGACAGATCCCGCTCGACCCGCAGACCGGCGAACTGATCGACGGGGGCATCGAGCAGCAAGCCGAGCGCGTCATCGAAAACATCGGCGCGGTGCTTTGCGCGGCCGGCTGCCACTTCGTCGACGTCGTGAAAACGACGATTTTTCTCGTGGACATGAAGGATTTCGCGGCGGTCAACGTCGTCTACGAGCGATACTTCGGGGCTTCGAAACCGGCTCGCTCGACCGTCGCAGTTGCCGCGCTGCCGCGCGGCGCTCGCGTCGAAATAGAGTGTATCGCTAGAACCTAGGAGCCCGACAGGCTCCTAAAGGCCTCTGGGCGGGTCCCGGTTCGGAGCAAAACCGGAACCCGCTTCGACATCACTGCGGCGTGGTGACGGTCGAGGTCGTCAGTCGCGCCGACTCCTCTTTCGCAATCTGCACGACGTCGGGGTCGAGTGAATCGGCTGCCGCTCTGAGTTGCTCGAGCGCAAGCGTCTTTTGCCCTTGCGCGGCGTAGGCTCGAGCGAGCAGATAGCGGATCCGCCCGTCCCACGGGGTCGCCGCGACGCCTTTGAGCAGCGCCGACTCAGCCAGCGAGTAGAGGCCGTTGTGCTCGTAGTCGATGCCGAGATTGACGTACGACTCCGGAACGTACGGGTCGACGCTCACCGCTTGTACGTAGTACGACACGGCTCGCTTCCAATCGCCGCGAAGATCGGCCAAGTACCCGAAGTTCACCAGCGCTTCGGGGCGCTCGGGTTCCAAGCGGTGCGCGCGAGTAAAGGTGCCCAAGGCGTCGCTGTAAAGATTTTTCTGAATCTTCGCGACGCCGAAGTTGTTGAGGCAGGCATAGTTCAAGGCGTCGACGTTCAGGCAGTCCTGAAGATAGCGCGATGCCGAAGTGTTGTCGTGCACGTCGAGATACGCCATGCCCAGCCCGTTGAGCGCGGCAATCGACGTCGGATCGTCGTCGAGCGAGCGCTGGAAGTAGACGATTGCTTCGGTCGGACGATGGATCGCCTGCAATACCTCGCCGTACTCTTCTTGAAGATCGCCGTCGCTGGGATTCTGCCGCGCGGCGCGCTCGACGTCGGCCCGGTAGGCCGGCAGATCTCCCTTGCGCAGATGCAGCATGACGAGATCTCGGATCGAGTCGGTTCCCGGCAACGCGCTCTGAAATTGCGCGATGGCGGCGTCAATGTGGTTTTCGGTCGCCAGCACGACGCCCAAGCGATTGTGCGTCTCTTTATCGTGCGAATCGCGCGCCAGCAGCTGGCGATAAACCGCTTCGGCCTTAGCGAAATTCCCTTGACGGTAGTAGAGGTCGCCCAAGAAGCGAGCCGCCTCTACCCCGCTGGGATGCGTCGCGACGAAGTCCTCGAGCTGCTTAACTGCGGCGTCCAGTTGGCCCGAAGCGATCAACTGACGAGCATAGAGAATCGCGGCCTCTTGGTCCGCCGCCTTGTAGGCGTCGGTGGGCAGGATCACCGTCTGCGCTCCGGCCGGAGCCATCGGAGCTCCGAGCCCAGCGACCAGTGCGGTAAGAACGAGTGCCGATAGATAGGGTCGTGTCATTGCAAGCACCTCACCGACTACTATAGCGCTTGGCCGGCGACTGCCGTGACTCGGGCACGGCTGCCCGGCGAGGGGCTAGCGAACGAGCGGCAGCACGTTGCTCGGAACGAGCGGGTAGAAGGCCATAATCACGACCAAGGCGGCACAGAGTCCGGCGCTGATCCAGGCAAGCGGGACGACCGGCCTCATCGCTGCAGGCGCGTGCTCGTGCGGCGCATACATCGCCAGCACGACCTTCGCGTAGGCGTAGAGCGAGATCGCCGTTCCGACGATCAGCGCTGCGGCGAGCCAGATATAGCCGTTCGCGACGCCCGCGGCGAGGATCAGAATCTTTCCGAGGAAGCCCGCCGTCGGCGGCAATCCCGAGAGTGCCAAGAGAAAGATCGTCATTGCAGCGGCGAGCCACGGGCGCCGGCGCCCGAGGCCGCGATAGCTCTCCAACTTGGCGCCTTCTTCGCCGGGACCCGAAATCGCGGCAGCAACGGCAAACGCGCCGAGGTTCATGAACGCGTATGCCGTCAAATAGTAGATCGCGTATCGCAGGCCCAGCGGCGTACTTCCCGCCATCGCGACGAGAATGTAACCGATCTGCGCGATTCCCGAATATCCGAGCAGCCGCTTGAGATCCGTCTGCGCGAGCATACCGGCGTTACCGACAATCATCGAGATGCCGGCCGCAATCCAAACCGGCAGCAAGAGCTTCGAACCAACACCCGCCGGCAGCGCGGCATAGATGAACCTCGCAAACACCGCTAAGGCGCCGGCTTTGGTGACCACGCTCATGAAGGCGGTCACCGGCAGCGGCGCTCCTTCGAAAACGTCGGGCGTCCACGTATGGAATGGGACCAGGCTCAGCTTAAAGGCAAGCCCGATCAAAAACATTCCGCCGCCCACCGCAAAGAGCGGGTTCGACGCGAGCGCCGGATTTACGAAATCGGCGAGCATGACGCTGCCGGTAGCCCCGAAGAGCAACGCCGAACCGAAGAGCAGAAAAGCGGTGGCAGTCGAGCTGAGTATCAAGTATTTGAGCGCGGACTCGCGCGCCGGCTTTCGATCGACTGCCGCACAGAGCGCGTACAGGCCGAGCGACAGCAGCTCCAGCCCGAGAAAGATTGTGATCAGATTCGCCGCGCCGGCCATCAACATCGCGCCGCACGCACTCCAGAGCATGATCGCCGTGGTGCCGGCCGTTCGCTGCGCCGGACCGAGCGCACCGTAGAGCAGCACCGCTCCCGCGGTTCCAATGAGCACGATCTCTTCGAAGACAGTAGCGAAGCCGCCGGTTATGAATCCGCCGAAGAAGGCGTTGTAGTCGTGCCCGAACTGGCCGCCGGCAACGATGCCGGCCGCGATCGCGCCGGCCAGCGCGATTACGACCGAAACGTAGCGCGACTGGTTGCGGCCGGAGACGAGGTCGGCAAGCAGCACGGCGAGCGCCGTCACCGCGACGATCCCGATCGGCAGAATCGCCGCCCAGTCGGCGTTGGTGAACGGTATCGTCACGGCGGCGCGATCCTCTGCGCGGCCACGACGTTTTCATGCGTCAGCAGCGGCGTGGGATAGACGCCGACGAGCACGAGCGCTGCCAGCAGCGGAGCAATCGCGAGCCCTTCGAGCAGCGTGAGATCGGGGCGAACGGGTAGGTCGGCGCGTTCTGGGCCATTCATCACGTCCTGATAGAGACGCAGCAGATAGGCGGATGCGAGCACGATCGCGACCAGCGCGACGATCGCGGGCCAAACATACCCGGCCTGGTAGAGGCCGATCAGGATGATCAGCTCGCCGGCAAATCCCGCCAAACCGGGTAAACCAAGTGCGGCGAGCGCCGCGATACACAACGCTCCCGAGAGGCGCGGATTCGTCCAGCCCAGTCCGCCCAAGCGCGGCAACGCACGCGTCCCCTCGCGCTCTTCGACGTAGCCGAGCACCAAGAAGAGCGCTGCCGAGAAGAGCCCGTGCGCCACGATGTAGACCAGCGCTCCGTCGAGCGCCAGCTGCTGCTGCGACGCGACGGCGATGATGATGAGTCCGAGATGCGAGAGCGACGAATAGGCGACGATCCGCTTCACGTCGTTTTGAACCAGCGCGATCACCGCCCCATAGATTAGCGAAATGGCGCCCAAGACGATCAGCGGCGTCGCGTATTCACGCACGTACGCCGGCAGCATCACGGTCGCGATCGCGAGGAACCCGTAGAGCCCGGCTTTGGACTGCACGGCGGAAACGACGGCAACCATCGGCGAGGGCAGCGAGCTATACGTCGGCGGCATCCACGTGTGCAGCGGCCAAACCGGCGTCTTCACCAAGAACGCAAACGCGAAGCCTGCGTAGATCCAGGGTGCCCATCCTCCGACGAGCGGAGCGCCGGCGCGGCCGATGACGTCGGTCGTTCCCACAATGACCCCGAAGGCTGCCGTCGCGAGCAGCAGCGTCAGGCCTCCGGCAAAGTTGTAGATGAAATACCGCCATGCCGTTGCGGGATGGCCGCCCCAGCCGAGCAGTCCAAAGAAGACCGGCACGAGCATCAGATCCCAGAAAAACGCAAAAACGAGTAAGTCGCGCGCCAGAAAGAGCCCGAGCATCGTCCCTTCGAGCGCGAGGAGCAGCGCGACAAAATCACGCGTGCGATCGATGCGGCACGAGGCGATCGCCGAGGCGGTGCAGATCGTCAAGAGCAGCGCGATCCAAAATGAAATCGGTGTAGCGCCGAAATGGAAGGCGGCGTTAAACGGCCGCGAGAGCCAGTGCGCGCTCCATTCGCCGGTGCCGGCGGCGATAACCGTAGCGAAGGTGACCACGGCGACCAGCGTTCCGACAGTGCGTGAAAGCCGCGTATCGTCGCGGGGCAGCAGCAGGAGCAGCGCGGCGGCGGCGATCGGCAGCAGGATGGTTACGAGCACGAGCCCCATCAGTGGACGCCCGCCGCGAACGCATAGTACGCGATGAAGCACGCAGCGCCAAAGACCAAGATCAAAGCGTACGCGCGCAGCAGACCGGTTTGGAACGATCGCACGAGCGTTCCGAACCAGCGCGTGCCGGCGACGATGTCGCGGACCGCGCCGTCGAGTACGTGCGGGTCGAGCACTTGACCGAAGAATCGGCCGGCGGCCTGGGCCGGCCGCACGAAGATCAGATCGATTACCGCATCAAAATAGAAAAGGTTCGTCAGCAGGGCCGGCATCCGTTCGCTCTCGACCGCCAATCGGGAGGGCGCCTCCCGCTGGGCGGCGGCGGTTGCGTAGCGCATCCAGGCAATGACCACGCCGATCGCAACGGCGACCAAAACGAGCAGCGAAGTCAGCCCCTCGGAGATTGCCGGCGGCGCGACCGGCGTCGACGGCATCGCCGCCGCTCCGAAGAGCGGCGCAAAGTAATGCGCCCAGGGCGACGCCTCGCCGCCGAACATCAACGCTCCGCCGATGGCGACCGTCGGCGCCACGAGGATCGCGACCGGGACGTTCATGATCGTTGCAGCCGTTCCGCCGGTGTGAATGTGCGCGTCGCCGCGATACTCTCCGAGAAACGCGATAAAGAGCAGCCGGAACATGTAGTAGGCGGTGATGCCGGCCGTTACGATGCCGACGGCATAGAGCCAGGGATGCCCGTGCGC comes from Candidatus Cybelea sp. and encodes:
- a CDS encoding CBS domain-containing protein yields the protein MAFTEGFVSELVGRRATINDLPIGRVADFLVGKPDAVFPQVDGLVIKTAQGLRFAPIESVADVDRNGTVALTLAPKEPAPAEQEELYLVADLLDKQIVDIDGRKVVRINDIELANAGGRLRVVAADVGIAGLLRRLGFRSIGRRWLSRIGNVPRSMIAWDSVAPIREVNPSHVRLSVKENRLARLHPSELAEIIGDLSAREAAAVVGQLDDETAADAFEHLDPDTRKNLIEDIGTERAADIIEEMDADDAADLLAELPEEQQSELLAEMNAYTAGELRALVQYPEDTAGGMMTTDYVWIYPHRTTEATIRKIREIAPVSEFIYYLYVLDKDDHLLGALSLRTLLLELPTAFIERIMETDLVTVAPDTSAVDVASTIAKYDLLAVPVLDDAGKMLGIVTVDDAIDAIMPDDIAKKLPRVRPRHRRLHAAAP
- a CDS encoding helix-turn-helix domain-containing protein; amino-acid sequence: MRPEEIVDFAEALARISASGGGPKALAAHLAGATGASVLLEDARWRHLAAAGTNSVPPSGRAIVESGAPGTASRIFCGDLHLGWLSLFGDDPSGALLVRLTAAAIGVEMGREIPGRRAKRGLFWSSLLDGTLPDAGAAREEAALQEVALATHYAVVALETEESGVSPALAELRALAADAFRAAGEELGFCEREQTLFVFVPAARSVEASNARTAAGLLPRAAARREPPLRICGGVGTIEPLAALARSGATAQAALVIGRRVFGSGHVVSFEALGAYPLLYEGADTARLRSFSAEVLAPLRTYDGKHQTDLERTLKLYFAVGQNIKTASERLCVHRQTIFYRLRQIGEITSRTLESPHDQLTFRMAVAIDELHS
- a CDS encoding glutamine synthetase family protein, with amino-acid sequence MNSTAKAQWRRPSGKRDVVKIAREEDVRFVRLVFADIFGVSKNVSIPIDRLDDALEGRITFDGGSIDGFVRGEELDMVLRPDPSSFAVYPWRVAPEGREGRLICDIAMPDGSPFEGCPRSTLRRAVESAPRLAGVRIALEIEFYLFARGAGGESSTATSDVGSYFDFSANDRGEEARNAMVAALQSMGVPVASAHHEHGAGQHELDVAHDDPMAAADHALTLRTIAKHVAADFDLDATFMPKPLEERAGSGLHVDLRLPEESDEETALYVVGGLLTHAPATTAICNPTVNSYKRLVAAWDAPIYSVWSARSANTLVRVPPAQRPPRVEMRSPDPACNPYLALAVLIGAAADGIARSTLPGPAFAGSTYDLGEVERRERGITTLPKSLRQAIWELDGDAVVRSSLGDHLYHAFRDAKLEEYERYRRAVHPWEREQYLRLY
- a CDS encoding helix-turn-helix transcriptional regulator gives rise to the protein MKNRLRVLRAERNWSQAELANELGVSRQTINALEIQKYDPSLPLAYKIARLFDRPVEEIFLHEDA
- a CDS encoding pyridoxal-dependent decarboxylase — translated: MKDDVLDAGLDRVAAWIRQYFEHPENYRVMPPARPGEIAALLPADAPEEGTDIEEILADFERIVVPGTTHWNHPRFFAYFATSAAPAGIAAEALAATLDVKAMLWRTSPAATELEEVMMRWLARLLELPPSWTGVIYDTASIAGFTALAAAREALPLQIRELGMTGRDLPVLRVYITAETHSHVEKAAIALGVGQHNVVRVDCDEAYRMRPDALRAAIAADRERGMQPLAVVATVGTTSTTSIDPVHPIADVAREQSVWLHVDAAYAGSAALIPEFRPMLDGVELADSLVLNPHKWMFVPMDLSVLFLKDESILRRAFSLVPEYLTTPEEGVVNYMDYGLQLGRRFRALKLWFVIRHFGVKGIRQRLGRHIELAQEFASWVRAHPGWEVLAPHPLSVVCFRYAPAGLDEAGRDAINAELLRAANATGEIFLSHTKVDGRYALRLAIGNLRTQRDDVEFAWRLLRSEAERCAGP
- a CDS encoding aldo/keto reductase, which codes for MKYRTYPNSEISVSEVGFGLWTTSTGWWGDKSDDEAAALLREAFDLGVTLYDAADTYGNGRSEEQLAKAFAGRRERVVYATKFGYDFSNAAGARRGQMELAQDFSAAFVRKALEASLRRLQTDYVDIYQMHNARMAQIDDDALWELLEALKGEGKIRTYGVALGPAIGWLWEGVEAVRRRHAPSLQIIWNILEQYPGDEQIRAAATSHAPTGYMIRVPHSSGMLEGHYTAETTFPQNDHRRHRPHEWLINGVAKVEKLRFLEAPNRTLGQASIQWLLEEPRVMTVLPNIYDSTQLREFAAAPDAPALTQDELARIAELYAQNFGIEEPPMNFKGTMTMPEHSLSS
- a CDS encoding RidA family protein; this encodes MKPEQILTQHAPEPIGPYSQAIQIGSELYCSGQIPLDPQTGELIDGGIEQQAERVIENIGAVLCAAGCHFVDVVKTTIFLVDMKDFAAVNVVYERYFGASKPARSTVAVAALPRGARVEIECIART
- a CDS encoding tetratricopeptide repeat protein yields the protein MTRPYLSALVLTALVAGLGAPMAPAGAQTVILPTDAYKAADQEAAILYARQLIASGQLDAAVKQLEDFVATHPSGVEAARFLGDLYYRQGNFAKAEAVYRQLLARDSHDKETHNRLGVVLATENHIDAAIAQFQSALPGTDSIRDLVMLHLRKGDLPAYRADVERAARQNPSDGDLQEEYGEVLQAIHRPTEAIVYFQRSLDDDPTSIAALNGLGMAYLDVHDNTSASRYLQDCLNVDALNYACLNNFGVAKIQKNLYSDALGTFTRAHRLEPERPEALVNFGYLADLRGDWKRAVSYYVQAVSVDPYVPESYVNLGIDYEHNGLYSLAESALLKGVAATPWDGRIRYLLARAYAAQGQKTLALEQLRAAADSLDPDVVQIAKEESARLTTSTVTTPQ
- a CDS encoding NADH-quinone oxidoreductase subunit N, which produces MTIPFTNADWAAILPIGIVAVTALAVLLADLVSGRNQSRYVSVVIALAGAIAAGIVAGGQFGHDYNAFFGGFITGGFATVFEEIVLIGTAGAVLLYGALGPAQRTAGTTAIMLWSACGAMLMAGAANLITIFLGLELLSLGLYALCAAVDRKPARESALKYLILSSTATAFLLFGSALLFGATGSVMLADFVNPALASNPLFAVGGGMFLIGLAFKLSLVPFHTWTPDVFEGAPLPVTAFMSVVTKAGALAVFARFIYAALPAGVGSKLLLPVWIAAGISMIVGNAGMLAQTDLKRLLGYSGIAQIGYILVAMAGSTPLGLRYAIYYLTAYAFMNLGAFAVAAAISGPGEEGAKLESYRGLGRRRPWLAAAMTIFLLALSGLPPTAGFLGKILILAAGVANGYIWLAAALIVGTAISLYAYAKVVLAMYAPHEHAPAAMRPVVPLAWISAGLCAALVVIMAFYPLVPSNVLPLVR